The Sinorhizobium alkalisoli genomic interval CAGCCGAGGGCAGCGTGTGGGGCAGTCCGCTCGTCTGGTCCGCGATCGCATCCTGATCGAAGAATACCGCACCGGGGATATGAGCCGCCTTATATTCCGCCTTGGGGTCTCGGTTCTGCGCCGGCAGGTACCAGGCGGCATCGACGATCTTGGTCCCGGGATCGCCGAGGCGTTGCTCCAGCCAGTCGGCGGAGACAACGAAGACGCTCCTGTTGTTCTTGTCATTCATCTCGTCACTCCACGAATCTGATGCCTGTCGCCCGCGGCGCGCGCAGCAGAGGCAACGACATGCACAAAAATCAACGATCTAAAGCGCGTCGAACGAACGCCCTTTAGACGGCAGCGCGATCGTCCGGCGTTCCGAATCGTATGCGAAACCGCCGGTTCTCCTTACCCTTCTTTTCGATCTTTGCGATATGGATCGCGCCGACCTCCTGGGTCTCGGAGACATGGGTGCCGCCGCAGGGCTGACTGTCGATAGCAGAGTTCTCGCCGATGCAGACAAGGCTCACGCGCCCGAGCCCGACGGGAGGGCGGACATTCTTCGATTTGACGATGCCGGGATTGGCGGCGAGTTCCTCGTCCGTGATCCATTGCACGTAGACCGGGTGGTTTTCGTCGACGAGCTTCATCAGGGCCGCTGTCACCTGTTCCTTGTCTATCGTTTCGCTCATGTCGAAATCGACGCGGCTTTCCTCCACGCCGACGGCGGCGCCGGTGATCGGATAGGGGCAGACGACGGAAAGCAGGTGGCAGGCCGTGTGCATGCGCATCAGCCGATAGCGACGCGGCCAGTCGATGTGCAGGACGAGCTTCTCGCCGACGGCCGGCTGCGGCTGCCCGAGGTTGGGCAGATGCACGATGACGTCCTTGGTGGCGCCATGCCGCGTGTCGGCGATGACGATGCGACTCCCGTCCTCGCGCTCGAGAAAGCCCGTGTCGCCCGGCTGGCCGCCGGAGGCGGCGTAGAAGCAGGTCTGGTCCAGTTCGATCCCGCCATCCTCCAGGAGCCCCGTGACCTGCGCCTCGCAGGTCGACAGATAGAAATCATTACGGAAAAGGGCGGTCACGCTTCTGGTCATCGATCACTCGACTGGTTCGTAGGGAACAGTGATGCTCGAGGTCCGCGCAAGCCAGCCGGGCACCGGCAGGCCCTTCGAGTTGAGAAAGTCGGGGTTGAAGAGCTTCGATTGATAGCGGTTGCCATAGTCGCACAGGATCGTCACGATCGTATGCCCGGGCCCGAGTTCCCGCGCCAGCCGCACGGCGCCGGCAATGTTGATCCCGGTGGAACCGCCGACGCAGATGCCTTCCTCCTCGATCAGGTCGAAGACGTAGGGCACGGCTTCCGTATCGGGGATCTGGTAGGCGAAGTCCGGTGTGAATCCCTCGAGATTGGCGGTGATTCGGCCCTGGCCAATGCCTTCGGTAATCGAGCTGCCGCTCGCCTTCAGCTCGCCATGCGCATAATAGTTGTAAAGGGCGGCGCCTTCCGGATCGGCAATGCCGATCTTGACGTCGGGATTTCGGGCGCGCAGCCCCTCGGCCACCCCGGCGAGCGTGCCGCCGGAGCCGACGGCGCAGATGAAGCCGTCGATCTTGCCATCGGTGTCCCGCCAGATCTCCGGCGCGGTCGTGTCGACATGCGCCTGCCGGTTGGCGACGTTGTCGAACTGGTTCGCCCAGATGGCGCCGTTTGGCTCGGTGCTGGCGAGTTCCTCCGCCAGCCGCCCGGAAATCTTCACATAGTTGTTGGGGTTCTTGTAAGGCACCGCCGGGACCTCCACCAGTTCGGCGCCCATCAGGCGAAGCGCATCCTTCTTTTCCTCGCTCTGGGTCTCCGGGATGACGATGACCGTGCGATAGCCCAAGGCGCTTCCCACGACGGCAAGGCCGATGCCCGTATTGCCGGCCGTGCCTTCGACGATCACGCCGCCCGGCCGGAGCGTGCCGGCTCTCTCGGCGGCGCGGATGATCCAGAGGGCTGCCCGGTCCTTCACCGACTGTCCAGGATTGAGAAATTCCGCCTTGCCGAGGATGTTGCAGCCGGTGGCTTCGGAGACGGCCTTGAGCCGGATCAACGGCGTATTGCCGATTGCTTCAAGCACGGACGGAAGAACACGCATTTTAAGAAACCTCGCGCTGAACGGAACGTATGCCGAGCCTCAAGCCAAGCACTAACCAGGATTGACGGCAAGCCGATAAACATTTCGTGCGGGTATATCGGTCGCCGAAATGTTGGCGTCTTTTCCGCCTAGCCTGTTGAATAAACAAGAAATAGCGTTTCGAAGCTTTCTTGTCCCGGGCAAAAATCGTCTCCGCGGTCAAATGATGGGCGGGAAGCGGAGGTGCAGGCGGCATTGCCGTCGCAGCGGTCGGCCTTGGATGAAAGGTCGGGCTTTGCGGGGAGAGGCAAAGTCCCAACGGATGCGAGGAGGAGATGACGACTGCTTTTACCGCCCGCCCAGAGCACGGTCTGGCATGGATAACCGGCGCGAGTTCGGGAATCGGGCGCGCCGTGGCCCTGCAACTCGTCGAGGAAGGCTATTGCGTCGTCGTCACGGCGCGCAGCCACGACAAGTTGGTCGCTCTGCAGCACGAAGCGACAGGGCCGGGGAAAATGATCGTCCTCGACGGGGACGTGACCCACCCCCATGACATGGAGCGGGTGATCACGGCGATCGAATACGAGCATGGACAGGTGGCGCTCGCGATCCTCAATGCGGGCGTCGCAATCCCCGTGCGTGGTGACGATCTGCATCACGATGCCTTCGACAGGAGTTTCGCCGTCAACCTCCAGGGCGTTGTCAATTGCCTTGTGCCGCTCGTCGAACATATGAAAGCGAAGGGGCATGGGCAGATCGCCATCGTCTCCTCCGTTGCGGGCTATGGCGGCCTGCCCATGAACGCCGCCTACGGTGCGACCAAGGCAGCTCTCATCAACATGGCCGAGAGCCTTAAATTCGATCTCGACCAAATCGGCATACGCCTGCAACTGATCTGTCCGGGATTCGTCGATACACGCGGCGCCGTAAAGGGCGATTTCCCGCGACCCGCACTCGTCAGCGCCGAGACGGCGGCGGCGCGGATTTCGCAAGGGCTGAAGTCCGGACGCTTCGAGATCACCTTCCCGAAACGCTTCACCTATCTCGTCAAGCTGCTCAAGTTTCTGCCCTATGGGGTCTATTTTCCGGTTCTCCGCTGGCTGATGCCGTGGCGGGCACCGCGCAACACGGCGCCCAAGCACAAGGAGTCCCGTTCAAAGGGACGGCCGCGTCAGGCGGTGTGAAGCACCAGCACCGCACCGAAGATCAGGCAGAGACCGATCCACCCGATCGGCTTCAATCTCTGGCCAAAGAGAAGGCGGCCCGAGATCGCCGTTCCAAATATGCCGGTAGCGCCCAGCACGGCATAGGCGATCGCCAATTCCATGCCTTTGACGGCCTCCGCGAGCAGCGCAAAGGCGGCGAGCACGAGCGCAATCGAAAGCACACCCCAGCCGCGGTGACTAAAGCCGTTCGATCTCGAGGAGGCGAGGTTGGCAGCCACGTCGAAAAGGCCGGCCAGCACTGCGAAGGCGAAGGAGGAGAAGGAAAAGACTGGCATGCTCATGCCGCGCTTTCCTCGTCCTGCACCTTGCCGGCATTGACGAGAAGGATACCGGACACGGCCATGGAGAGGCCGAGCATCTCGCGACCGGTCAGCACGTGATCGAAGACCATGACCGAGACGAGCGTGATCAGCGCGACGCCCGAGCCTTCCCAGATCGCGTAGGCGACCCCGACGGGAATCGTCTTCACCGCCATAGCAAGAAACACGTAGGAGAGCGCGATCGAGCCATACATGACCGCATGGCCGACATAGGCGCCCCCGGCGGCCTTCATGGCGGTGAGGCCGGCGATTTCGGTGCCAATGGCGAGAATCAGGAAAAACCACGCGAAGCGCATCCGGAACCTCTGATGGACCTGTGGCGCCGTGCGTTTTTCAGGGCACACAGAGGACGCTGTAAATCATTGGATCTGCGCATCGATTTTCGGCCGATGCGCTAGCAAACGAAAAGAGCCACTCCGGCCTTCGCCGCGAATGGCTCTTCGAAACTGGCTCCCCGGGCCGGATTCGAACCGGCGACCTATCGATTAACAGTCGAGTGCTCTACCGCTGAGCTACCAGGGATCATCTGCGCCGCAGAAGTGAGGCTGCTAATACAAATGCTTTTTCGATTTGCCAAGCGATTTTTCAAAAAAAATTGAAAGCGCCGCTTGCTCGGCTGTGGAGAAAGCACCAATTCTGGGAAAGTCGCAGGAAGGAAGCAATGGCGAAGAAGAAGCATTTCGGTATCGATCCGAAAACGCGGGAAATCATTCTCGGTACATGGCGCGTCGGCCTGCCCGACTCGCCGGCCCTCAGGGTGACGATTGGGCTTCTGCTCATTGCTGGCGGTGTTCTCGGCTTCCTGCCGGTCCTCGGCTTCTGGATGATACCGCTCGGGCTGCTGGTGCTGTCGCACGACATACCGGTTGTGCGCCGCGCACGCCGACGACTCGCCGTGTGGTGGGCCCGCTGGCGCGGCAATACCGAGAAAACGTCGGGGAAGTAGAATTGCGATCTCGGGCTAGCTGGCCCGTGAAACGTTGAGTGCGTCCGGAACGCCCTCGACCGCGTGAAGTCTGCGCTTCGGCCGCAGATACGGCTCTAGGACCGTGTGGACGTGCCCCTCGTTGGGCAGCGCCGCCGGATCGTTCAAGGTTCTGGCGAGTTTGAGAAACAGCTTCTCACGCATTTGCCGCAGTCTGAAGCCGTTGGCCCTGCGGCTGAGAGCGAAAATGCGCAACGGGCTTTTTTCACCGGTCCCGTCGATGCACATCAGTTCCTCAAAACCGCGACGGTCCGTCACTACGAAGTTGCCGGCATTGCAATCCATCAGCACGATGTGAAGCCGGCGACAGCGCTCGAAAAGTTCGTCAATCATCGCCAGGTGCCTGGCCGTCAACCGCCCCGCCAGCGCCAGGTCGCGCAAGGTTGGGGCCAACTGTCCGTTTGCCATAGTGATCTTCTCGACCACGAGACCGAGGCCGTGTTCGGTCTGAACGAAGCCCAGCACTCCGGGGATGGGGAGATCGGCTGTGTCGGACAGGGTGAACTTTCGGGCCTGTTCGATGAACTCGTCGACTTCGCGTCGAAATGTCCGGTAGGCACCGAACCGCTTGAAGCGATCGATGAAGCGCAGCATCCGCGTCGATTGGCGCTCGCCGCTGTTGCCCCTGATTCTGAGAACCTTGACCAAAATATTCGGGTAGAGGTCATGCTCGAAAACACACCGCTGGTGCCCGCCTGCACATTGGTGCCAGTCGGAAAGGGAGATCTTGCCGTCGAACATGTCCTCGCCCATTAAGTGTGAAAGTTTTGTGACAAAACAGCGCCGGTTGAGGAAAATCAAGGAAAATCCTACCTTATGGGTGAGTTTATTGCGATCGAACTGGGAGGCTGGGCATTCCAGTGTCCAACCTCCTTTTACGATGGGCCGAGACGAGGGGTGCGTTTTTCGGAAATTGCCTCTTGCGGTTCATCTCGAATGATTCTAAACGCTCGCCACGACTTGATATTTCTTGTCGATGAGGCCTCGTGGCGGAGTGGTGACGCAGAGGACTGCAAATCCTTGTACCCCGGTTCAATTCCGGGCGAGGCCTCCAAATTCCCCTGATGATCCGGCTGGTGGCACCGATGTGCGCCGGCAAATTTCTTGGCAAGTGATCTTCAGCCGCTGCGGCAACGGCCGCTTGCCTGCAGAATGTCGATTCCGGCCTGACCGGGCCGCCGCTTTACCACCGCCTGATCGTCGGAGCGCGTTGGTCAGGCGGAATCGCCCGCCGCATGGTCAAGCGATACCGCGAGCGTGGCCGCGAGAACGGTGTGCGCGCAATCCGATCCAGCAAGACTCCATAGGCAGCGCTTTGGAGGAACTTTCATCGGACCCATGGATCGCGTCGAGATCGCAACAAGGAGGAGAGTCCATGGGCAAACCCAGGACTGCAGATCCGACCGGCCAAGCCATGCCGTCTCCCACATGAAAGCCGAACCCGAGGGAGATTGAGCTGGGCCCGAAACCGATACGATAACCGGGGAGAATACCCGTGGCGCCGACCGTCCACCTGCGGACGGCTCTACGCCCATGCGGGGATGGGGGGAGGCAGCCAGACGAAAGTACTCGGCGCTGGTCGGCCGCAACGTCGAGCGGAACGTCTACCGCCCAAGGCTTCGGACGATAACTGTTGCCCACTCGATCACGCACTGTGCGCAAATACCCATGCATCGGCCAAACGAAACGGCTCCGATCACCGGGGCGATGGGCTAGTGATACCGCCGTATCAGCCCGACCAGTTTGCCCTGGATTTTCACCCGGTCCGGTCCGAATATCCGGGTCTCATAGGCCGGGTTCGCCGCTTCGAGGGCAATCGACGCACCTTTCCGGCGGAATCGCTTCAGGGTCGCTTCTTCGTCATCGATCAGTGCCACGACGATATCGCCCGGACTGGCCGTGCTCGCGTTGCGGATGATCACGGTGTCGCCATCGAGGATGCCGGCCTCGATCATCGAATCGCCCTTGATTTCCAGTGCGTAATGTTCACCGTTGCCGATCATGTCGAGCGGAACGGAAACCTCGTGCGTATTGTTCTGGATCGCAGAAATTGGGACGCCGGCGGCGATGCGCCCCATCACGGGAACCGCAATCGAGGACGTCTCTGCGGGTGGCGCCTCGACCCTGGGCGCGGCAGATGGCTTGCCCAGGCTGCCCTCGATGACGCTCGGCGAAAAGCCGCGCCTTGGCTGCGCCGGTGTCGTATAGGCTTCCGGCAGCTTGATGACTTCAAGTGCGCGTGCCCGATTGGGAAGCCGGCGAATGAAGCCCCGCTCCTCGAGCGCAGTGATCAACCGGTGGATGCCCGACTTCGACGCAAGATCGAGCGCGTCTTTCATTTCATCGAAGGACGGCGGGACTCCCGACTCTTTCATTCGTTCATGAATGAAGAGAAGCAATTCCTGTTGCTTGCGGGTCAGCATGGCGCGTCACTCCAGAATCGCGAAACAAATCAAGA includes:
- a CDS encoding YrbL family protein is translated as MIFLNRRCFVTKLSHLMGEDMFDGKISLSDWHQCAGGHQRCVFEHDLYPNILVKVLRIRGNSGERQSTRMLRFIDRFKRFGAYRTFRREVDEFIEQARKFTLSDTADLPIPGVLGFVQTEHGLGLVVEKITMANGQLAPTLRDLALAGRLTARHLAMIDELFERCRRLHIVLMDCNAGNFVVTDRRGFEELMCIDGTGEKSPLRIFALSRRANGFRLRQMREKLFLKLARTLNDPAALPNEGHVHTVLEPYLRPKRRLHAVEGVPDALNVSRAS
- a CDS encoding SDR family NAD(P)-dependent oxidoreductase, with the protein product MTTAFTARPEHGLAWITGASSGIGRAVALQLVEEGYCVVVTARSHDKLVALQHEATGPGKMIVLDGDVTHPHDMERVITAIEYEHGQVALAILNAGVAIPVRGDDLHHDAFDRSFAVNLQGVVNCLVPLVEHMKAKGHGQIAIVSSVAGYGGLPMNAAYGATKAALINMAESLKFDLDQIGIRLQLICPGFVDTRGAVKGDFPRPALVSAETAAARISQGLKSGRFEITFPKRFTYLVKLLKFLPYGVYFPVLRWLMPWRAPRNTAPKHKESRSKGRPRQAV
- the lexA gene encoding transcriptional repressor LexA; this translates as MLTRKQQELLLFIHERMKESGVPPSFDEMKDALDLASKSGIHRLITALEERGFIRRLPNRARALEVIKLPEAYTTPAQPRRGFSPSVIEGSLGKPSAAPRVEAPPAETSSIAVPVMGRIAAGVPISAIQNNTHEVSVPLDMIGNGEHYALEIKGDSMIEAGILDGDTVIIRNASTASPGDIVVALIDDEEATLKRFRRKGASIALEAANPAYETRIFGPDRVKIQGKLVGLIRRYH
- a CDS encoding cysteine synthase A; its protein translation is MRVLPSVLEAIGNTPLIRLKAVSEATGCNILGKAEFLNPGQSVKDRAALWIIRAAERAGTLRPGGVIVEGTAGNTGIGLAVVGSALGYRTVIVIPETQSEEKKDALRLMGAELVEVPAVPYKNPNNYVKISGRLAEELASTEPNGAIWANQFDNVANRQAHVDTTAPEIWRDTDGKIDGFICAVGSGGTLAGVAEGLRARNPDVKIGIADPEGAALYNYYAHGELKASGSSITEGIGQGRITANLEGFTPDFAYQIPDTEAVPYVFDLIEEEGICVGGSTGINIAGAVRLARELGPGHTIVTILCDYGNRYQSKLFNPDFLNSKGLPVPGWLARTSSITVPYEPVE
- a CDS encoding alanyl-tRNA editing protein codes for the protein MTRSVTALFRNDFYLSTCEAQVTGLLEDGGIELDQTCFYAASGGQPGDTGFLEREDGSRIVIADTRHGATKDVIVHLPNLGQPQPAVGEKLVLHIDWPRRYRLMRMHTACHLLSVVCPYPITGAAVGVEESRVDFDMSETIDKEQVTAALMKLVDENHPVYVQWITDEELAANPGIVKSKNVRPPVGLGRVSLVCIGENSAIDSQPCGGTHVSETQEVGAIHIAKIEKKGKENRRFRIRFGTPDDRAAV
- a CDS encoding SMR family transporter, whose protein sequence is MPVFSFSSFAFAVLAGLFDVAANLASSRSNGFSHRGWGVLSIALVLAAFALLAEAVKGMELAIAYAVLGATGIFGTAISGRLLFGQRLKPIGWIGLCLIFGAVLVLHTA
- a CDS encoding SMR family transporter, which codes for MRFAWFFLILAIGTEIAGLTAMKAAGGAYVGHAVMYGSIALSYVFLAMAVKTIPVGVAYAIWEGSGVALITLVSVMVFDHVLTGREMLGLSMAVSGILLVNAGKVQDEESAA